The DNA sequence TACCGGGCGTCGTCCGTCGTCCGCAACAGTTCCGCCGCCGCCCAGAAACGCTCCTCGCGGTCCGTCCGCTTTTCGTAAGGCCCGGAGCCGTTGTTTTGTCCTTCGTCGTAGCGGAATTCCGGGTCGGGATGTTGTTCCAGGTAACGTTGTGCGCGTATTGCCGCGTCCAATAGTTTGCGCGCATAATCCGGCAAAAACGGCGCGTAGACGCGCGCGCCCATCGCGGCCGCTCCGGCGAACTGCGCCGTGCCGTATGTCGACAGACCGAAGACGTACCGGTCGGCCGTATCCTCTTCCGGCCGGATGTAGCCCGGCCAGGCGCCGCCGGCGACTTTCAGGTAGACCGCGCCGTCCGGCCGCTGCATGCGCAGCAGCCAGTCGAGCTCGTATTTGATTTCGACGAGCAGGTCGGGCAACCCGGCGCGGCGCTCCGGTTCGGACAGCCCGGCCGGCAACGACAGCGAAAGGGAGCGCCAGAGTTCCGGGCGCATTTCCCAGGCGAGCATCAGCTGTGCGGCGGCGACGGCGCCGGTCGGCACGTATTTGCCGTAGTCACCGGCGTCGTACCAGCCGCCGGACACGTCGATCGGGTCGCCTTGTCGGTGAAACGGATCTTCGAAAAACAGCATCGCCTGTTTGTCCTGCGCATGGCCGACGTCGTGCCGCAGTCCGGTGACGGGATCGTCGATCGCGACGCCGGCGCGTGCGAGTGTATAAGAGCGTGCGGCCTGTATGAGCGGCGCCCGGTACACGTCGTTTCCGATGCGAAACGGCGCCGACGATGATCGGCCGACGGTCACGGAATAGCTGCCGGGCCGCTTCCATTCGCCGAAATCGGCGTGCCGGACCGTATCTCCGGACGCGTCGTCGTAAACCGAGTCGGACAGGCGGCCTTCGTAGACGACGTCCCCCGTCCCGATGTCGACGACGCGGAAGACGGACTCCGCCTCCGAACCGGCGACGACGGCTATTTTCGGGAATTCCGGCAAGTAGCCGACCTGGTCGACGTAAATCTGCGCGTCGTCGGAAGCGGGCGCGACGGAGCCCGCCGGCGGAAACGCCGAGCCCGCCGGGCTTGACGCAGCGGAAGGGTCGGTTGAAAAAAACGTGCGAGGTGCAGAAGACGGATCAGCGGGCGATTCCGGATTTTTCGCGGTCGGTCCGGCCGTACAGCCGGACGCGAGCCATCCCGCCATTACGACGAGCAGGACGGCGACGGCCGGATATCGGTGCGCCGAAAGGTCCGACGGCGTAAAAAGCGGCATCGGCGTTTTCCTCCCTGGAAGGAGAGATAGAGTGTAAAGTATAATGAAGAAGTCGGGACCCCGTGGGGGCAGGGTCCCGACTCCGGTCAGAAGCGCCCGGCGAAGTTCCGGCGTCTTACTTCTTCGACGCGAGGAAGGCGTCGAGCTGCTTCTGCTTTTCGGCGATGATCTTGTCCAGACCGGCTTTCTTCAGCTCGTCGATGTATTTCGGCAATGTGCTGTCCGGATCGACGCTGCCGGTATCGAGCGCCGGGTCGTACTTCTTGCGGACGTTGACGATGGCGCCGACTTCCTGCTTGACCGGCTCGGAGTTGAACGTAAAGCCGAGGCCCGGAGACTTCTTCGCCGACTTGTTGAATTCGCGGAATTTTTCCCACTTCTGAGGGTCTTCCGATTCGTACAGATAGTTCAGGAACTGGTTGCCGAACATCCAGTTGGCGCCCGGGCTGTAGTCCTTCGCCTTGTCGGTCGGCTTGATGATGTTGTCGGACACTTTCGTGTAGTGGACGCCCTCGATGCCGTAGTTGATCAGGTTGTTCAGTTCCTTGTCGGTGTGCAGCAGGTTGATGAACATCATCGCGCGTTCCGGATCTTTCGACGTCGTCGAGATACCGAGCATCGAGCCGGCCGTGTCGCCCGTCGAGACGGTGCGCGCCGTCATTTCGACCTGCTTGATCTTGCCCGGCATGCCGATCGCGTTGGCGACTTCGGCGTCCTTGCCGGGTTTGAGCGAGGCGACGATCATGAACACGTTGCCGGCCTTGAGCGCGTCCTGCGTCGACAGAGTTGTCGTCGGAGCGTCCTTGTTGATGTAACCTTTTTGATAGAAATCGCGCGTAATTTTCAGGTATTCCTTGTAACGGTCGAGTTCATGCACCGGAACGACTTTCGTGCTGTCGCCGTCCTTGAGCAGGACGCCCGGGACGGTCGCATCGCCGAGATAGTCGTACTGGGCGAAATAGTGCGAGTTGAAGTTTTCGCCGTCGCGCAGGAACAGCGGAATCATGTCCGGCTTCTTTTCCTTGACCGTCTTCAGGATCGGCTCGAGATCCTGCACCGTCTTGACGTTCGACAGATCGAGGCCGAGTTCCTGGGCGATGTCCGCGCGGTACAGCACGCCGCCGGAAGCCGCGAGCTCCTTGTTCGTCGGCACGCCGTAGTTTTTGCCGTCGATTTTCGCACCTTCGAGGAACGTCGGGTCGAGCGTCTCAAGAATGCCCTTGCCGTGTTTCTGCAACAAGTTGCCGTACGGACCGTTGTCGTCGTTAAGAGCGAGGAACGCGCCCTTCGCGACGTTGACGGCATGGCCGTTCCACTGCGCCGTGAACAGGATGTCGAACTGCTCGCGCGAGGCGATCATCAGGTTGACCTTGTTGTCCCATTGACCCCAGTCGATCGGGACGAGCTCGATCGTGGCGTTGATCTTCTGCTGCAGAATCTTGTTCATCGCCTCTTCGACCATCTTCTGGTCCTTCTGCGGCGCGCCCGGATAGACGAGGCGCAGTTTGTACGGCGGCAGGTTCGACGTCGACCCCGAGTCGGTCTTGCCCTCGCTTGTCGCCTGCGGCGACGGGCTGGCCTTCGCTTCGCCCGAGCTATCCTTTTTCGCGCAGGCGGACAGAGCGAGCGACGCGACCATCAGCAGCATGAGCGCGGCGTACGCGCCTTTTCGGAGCACATTCATGGGCTCCATAACCTCCCTTGAGAATGTAAGTGTTTTTATGCTTAACCGGGGAAATCCCGGTTGAAGCCGTAAACGCCCTCGCAAGCGACGTCGGGCTTCATCCTTTCAGTGCGCCGACCGTCAGGCCTTTCACGAAATAGCGCTGGAAGAAAGGATACGCGAAGACGATCGGACCGATCCCGATGACCGCCATCGCCATCCGGATCGTTTCCGTCGGAATGTTGATCAGCGCGCCCTGCTTGGCGAGTTCCGCCGCCGCCTGGCTGTTGGAGGTGAGGAACTGGATGTCCAGCATCGTCTTGTACATGAGAAACTGCAGGTTGACGTTTTTGTTTTCCGTGATGAAGACGAGGCTCAAAAACCAGTCGTTCCAGTAGTTCAGCGTCTGAAACAGCGCCACCGTCGCAAGGACCGGCAGCGACAGCGGCAGCACGATCAGCGCGAAGATGCGCAGCTCGCCGGCGCCGTCGATTTTGGCCGCCTCCAGCAATTCCGAAGGAATCGTATTGGCGAAAAACGTCCTGAGCAACAGCACGAAGAAGGCGGACACGAGCAACGGCATGATCAGCGCCCAGAGCGTGTTTTTCAGATGGAACAGCTGCGTGTACACGAGATACCACGGCACGAGCCCGCCGTTGAACAGCATCGTGAAGAACATGAAAAACGCGAACACGTTGCGGTGCGGAAAATCGCTCCGCGAAATCGGATAGGCGTACAGCGTCATGACCAGCAGGCTGAGCAGCGTTCCGACCGTCACCGTCGTCAGCGACACGCCGAACGAACGGATGATCTGCGTCAGGTCCTTAAACAGGAAGTCGTACGCCGCGAGGCTGAATTTCTGCGGCCAGAACCGGTATCCTTCGACGACGACCAATTTCTCGTCCGAGAACGAAACGGAAACGACGAGCCAAAGCGGAAGCAGGCACGCCAGCGTATACAGCCAGAAGAAAATATGAATCATCGCGTTGGCCGGCGCCGAGATGGAGCCCAGCCGGTTTTCGCGGACAAGCAAATCCGTCTGTGCTTTGGTCGTCTTGCGAGCCTGCGCGCGGCCGTCGAGCACTTTCGTCGTATCGTAAGTGGGAAGAGACATGGCGTTCGACCTCCATCAAAACAAGGCGTTTTCTCGGCTGACGCGCCGCACAATCGCATTGGAGACGAGCACGAGAATGAAACCGACGAGCGCCTGATACAGTCCGGCCGCTGAAGACATGCCGATGTCGCCCATCACGATGAACGTCTGGTACACATACGTGTCGATGACGAGCGTCGTCGGATAAAGGATGCCGGAATTGCGCGTAACCTGAAAAAACAGTCCGAAATCCGCATAGAAAATACGGCCAATCTGCAGCAGCGTCATGACAATCATCACGGGCTTAAGAAGAGGAATCGTGATGTACCACGTCTGTTTCCATTTACCCGCGCCGTCGATGAGCGCCGCTTCGTAATATTCCTGATCGATGCCAACGATCGCGGCCAAATAGATGACCGTATAGTAGCCGATGTTTTTCCATGTGTTGATGATCGGCAGGATAAACGGCCAGTATTTCGGCTCGGAATACCAGTCGATCGGCTGCAGCCCGAGCTTCGGCAGCAGATAAGTGTTCATGAAGCCGTTGCCGTGGCTCAAAAAAGCAAACACCAGATAGCCGACCGTGACCAT is a window from the Candidatus Reconcilbacillus cellulovorans genome containing:
- a CDS encoding sugar ABC transporter permease — protein: MLVRENRLGSISAPANAMIHIFFWLYTLACLLPLWLVVSVSFSDEKLVVVEGYRFWPQKFSLAAYDFLFKDLTQIIRSFGVSLTTVTVGTLLSLLVMTLYAYPISRSDFPHRNVFAFFMFFTMLFNGGLVPWYLVYTQLFHLKNTLWALIMPLLVSAFFVLLLRTFFANTIPSELLEAAKIDGAGELRIFALIVLPLSLPVLATVALFQTLNYWNDWFLSLVFITENKNVNLQFLMYKTMLDIQFLTSNSQAAAELAKQGALINIPTETIRMAMAVIGIGPIVFAYPFFQRYFVKGLTVGALKG
- a CDS encoding ABC transporter substrate-binding protein, translating into MNVLRKGAYAALMLLMVASLALSACAKKDSSGEAKASPSPQATSEGKTDSGSTSNLPPYKLRLVYPGAPQKDQKMVEEAMNKILQQKINATIELVPIDWGQWDNKVNLMIASREQFDILFTAQWNGHAVNVAKGAFLALNDDNGPYGNLLQKHGKGILETLDPTFLEGAKIDGKNYGVPTNKELAASGGVLYRADIAQELGLDLSNVKTVQDLEPILKTVKEKKPDMIPLFLRDGENFNSHYFAQYDYLGDATVPGVLLKDGDSTKVVPVHELDRYKEYLKITRDFYQKGYINKDAPTTTLSTQDALKAGNVFMIVASLKPGKDAEVANAIGMPGKIKQVEMTARTVSTGDTAGSMLGISTTSKDPERAMMFINLLHTDKELNNLINYGIEGVHYTKVSDNIIKPTDKAKDYSPGANWMFGNQFLNYLYESEDPQKWEKFREFNKSAKKSPGLGFTFNSEPVKQEVGAIVNVRKKYDPALDTGSVDPDSTLPKYIDELKKAGLDKIIAEKQKQLDAFLASKK
- a CDS encoding sugar ABC transporter permease; protein product: MLQPANLAAGVPARGKSGAKSPSFWKTIRKYWVFYLMMLPAAVILFINNYLPMFGTLIAFKNVNYSKGILASPWVGFDNFRYLFATSDAWVITRNTILYNAVFIILNLVVAVAFAVMFNEMRGKMWAKFHQSTMFLPFFLSMVTVGYLVFAFLSHGNGFMNTYLLPKLGLQPIDWYSEPKYWPFILPIINTWKNIGYYTVIYLAAIVGIDQEYYEAALIDGAGKWKQTWYITIPLLKPVMIVMTLLQIGRIFYADFGLFFQVTRNSGILYPTTLVIDTYVYQTFIVMGDIGMSSAAGLYQALVGFILVLVSNAIVRRVSRENALF